CTGCTGCCCCACTATGAGGATTAATGTAGATGGGAAGTAATCCATCATCAGGAAATGTTTTATTTAGCTGGGCTATTACATTTTCCACCTGAAATAGCATGGTGCAAACCAATGAGTGTATTGCTAGAAAATTTGCATGCACAAGCAATATACAAGTACTGGCATAAGCAAGTAACTGATGCCCTAAGCTATGTGATTAAAATATACAGTCAAGCCCCACAAAGTACAAATAAGGCTAGTAGTAGTGGTACAAACAGCCTGGCATTAATTAAGCATATTTAACACGTAAAGGGCACCAGCACTGCAATGCTTGCCTGTAATTATATCTGATTTTTTACCAACATAAATGTTACCACCCCAACCCAACTCGTCCCTTTGAAAATAGAGCATGTAGAATCAAAGTTAAAAACCTTCTGCTGATACTTCGGGTCTCCAGTCCTTTGGGATAGAACAATGAATTCCAGTTGTTCAGTGCCAGAATCTGCCAAGATACTCTCAcccttaacaaaataaaaacacaaggaTTATATAAACCCATTAAAGCCATATCTCTGACTCTAAGGGtaataaaaatgtaaacaaTGCCAGGTAGTTAAAATCAAGGACTACAACCCATTTAAGTAATATCCCAAATCTCCTACTGTTAAGTAAGACTGAAATGCATTAACAGAATTCTATAATTTACCCCAGTCCAACTAGGGTTGTGTGCTCGTCCATGTGACAAATTAATGATGTTGTAAGGAATTCCTGTAGGCGTATTCCATGCAGGCAATAATCTGTCTGCAATTTCTATTGCTTTGTTGAGGAAAACTTTGTCCCCTGAAAGATCATATGCACTAAGAAGACCACCTACTACTCTGGATTTTGGTGGAAATCGaccaacaaagaaaaagattaaaaaaacaatatcagTTGTCTAACACATGAgctcaaaaatataattttgtaaatggGGAAGGGACTTCAACTGCAAAGTAAACTTTATAAAGTAACCTTATGGTTGTCTCAAAAACACTTGCTTCATAATCCTTGTTAAAATCCAAAGAGTTTGCAACCCATCTGTCAGAGCAATTTCTTATTATGACAAGGAATGCAACAAAGCATAACCCAGGGTATCACAATTAAACAGATGAATACAGCAAGCAActgaaacaaatataaataactactgTGTCTCAATTCAGAAAAAATCAGCAATGAAGAGTGAGTAGGAGCAATAAATATGTATCCGGAATCAAACATTAGGAGTTAAACTATATCAGCATGAAGTTGCCCATGGTAGAGCATtaaaattgaaagagaaaaatagaaaacaatataAAGTGAATTTTCTACTCTAAATGAAAGTATCTTTGCCGAATATAACTTTAGAAACAACCTTTGTTGTTCTAGAAACAACCTCACCACTATTGATTCCAAACATATATGGAGAAATGAGTgaagcaaaaaaagaacaaGATCACATGTTCATATTATAGAGTCAAGAGTTACGCTCACTCTCGTGCTTTCTGAAACTGTTCATTGAGACCCATAATATATAGCGTATCAAGAGAATCTATTAAAGTTGCTCCAAGACCTCCAAAGCTATTGACACCATTCTTTGATTGTGGCTGGtagcaccaaaaaaaaaataacgattaatttttaaaaaatgtaaatttaaagaacaaataaaataattatttttacgaGAAAGAAACCAATATTTTATTATGCATTATTTAAGAACATGACATCATGAATTTAGTACAAGGACACATTCGTATCTTCTTTATAACTACATAATATTTACATCTAGGGAAAGAAGCTGAACTTGTGGCCTTAGAACAGAAACTTTAGACATACAGAACCCACAATGGAAAATACCTATAAAAactatcattaaataaaaagtggTGATAGGTTGATGGGTTCATAATAGAGATTCACCATACCTGAAGTTCATCTTGGCCCCATGCATACTTCTCATAAGATCCCCAAGCATGAAGCATTGcttcttttactttttcccTCCTCTCGATATCAATCGGATCATCTAGGACCTCTTTACTGGTCTTGGTAGCTTTTCTCAAGTCAGTCTTCCCAGAGGTACCACcttgtttgttatttaaatcgTCCAACTGAAAGAAATCTAATTGCTTAGCTCCCAAGAAGATTAGTGAAAAAAGGTTTCATAACACAATATTGCATTCATCAAATAAGAACCATTGTCCGTAAAACAGCTGCAATGAAAGGATTTACTAGCTAACAGCCAGAGGTGAGGATTTAGCTTTATGCAATATTGAATGCGGAATGATAATTCACATTCACACCGGAGGATTTTGTTAGGATCGGATTGCAAGTTATGGGACTTGAGTACCACAATGGAAGAATGGGAATCTAGTGTGGGGTCTATAAGGCCTTGGGATCTCCAACTACAAAAGTTAGCTATTGTGGTGAGGTTTTCCCAAGGTTCTTATCAGATTGAAGCAGGATTCATGTAGGAAATGCAAGATATGCACAGCCTAACTCATTGCTTGTGTTTATTCtttgcaaaataaaatgaaatgctTCCTGAGAACTAAAGACTGGACTAGATGCAgcagcagaagaagaagcagcacaCCCAAAAGATTAAAGCATTTGATAGTCTCTTACCAAATTTTGCAAACCAGTCACTTCTTTCCGCAGCTCAGAAATTTCAACCTGTATTTAGCAGACAGATAAGTTATAATaccaaaaatccaaaaataaaaaatatcatcctcgctttacaaagaaaattacACTGAAAACAAAGCTGTAAACTAAAATCAAGTCAAAACAGCAGATCCTAGTTATGCCAAATAATCACCATCTGTCATTACAGTATTCTATAACTAACAGTAATTCCTAGTTGCAAGTTATGCAGGAATTAAATATGAAAGCTTGCATCTACTTAGATCAATATAAGATGTCAGACAGACAGTATGGCAGTGTCCCACATAGATTTCTTTGCTATATACAAATTGAAGACGGTCATCATAAgtaatcaacaacaacaacaatctcgATCGATctcaaaacacaacaacacagaaTTTCCGTACAAGTAGTGGCAAAATGATCCCCACATCACTGGagggaaaagaacaaaagaatcaCAGATCGAAATCTCGAAGTTGGCAGAGCAGAAGGGTAAGTAAGATATACCTGGTGCTCTCTGACGAGAGTTTGACGGTCCCAGACAATGAAAGAGACGCCAACGAAAACGATGAAGAGCAGAGCAAGACGCTTTGGGCGCTTCAGGTAATAGGAGGGGTTGCAGTACCTCCATTTGCTGCTGCTAGTCACTGATCTGCTCCCTCTCGCCATTTCCAAACAAAGATCTAAGCTTAAGACCAACCTTGTCCTGTTTCGTTGCAAACCAACAAATTCTTATTCTTAATAAACAAAACGGCCGGTCCTTCGTTCCTTCAAATCTACGTATTTGTTTGTCGGAATGCGAACAACCCAAGAGGTTTGAGGGTTTATAAGAAGATTCGTTTGGCTAATTAAAAAACgcgttaaaattaaaactatatatGGCTATGAAGAAGTAGATGAAGTTGGAGATGGAATGGATAATAGCAAGTCAAGTCAAACTGTTTTGCAAACTGAACAAGTTGAGAGAGGGAGAGGAAGCCGAGACTTCAATTCTCCACGGCATGGGTCCCATTTGCTAAATTCAAGTCAAttcctttgaaaaacaatgaatattcaacacaaaataaataaataaaacatcctATAACACTCTTTCTAATTACCAAAACCACCTTATCATTTTatcactaaataaataatttagtgaatactattgtttaattttactaatatattttttttaaaaatattttcctaaaGTGTCCTtcgtttaaaaaataaaattttattcaacatATAGCCTCAGtcaattaaaagatattttttattgatattattaaataaggtGATAGAAGTCAAAATTTTCCTAAAGTGTCCTTTGTTTAATGTTACTGTTTGTTTGAAGTATGATGATTTGTACCACATAACTAAGATTGTTCTGGATCATTCTCATGATATTAGTCCAAACAAAGGAAGGTTGTTCAAGTCACTAATGTTGGAGGGTATGAAAACTTACCTTTTACTAAGAGAGATGCTAGGAACTATATTGCAAAGGAAAGATGTGTAATTGGCAAAGGTGGTGATGGTGAGGCACTTAAGGGATATTTTGCTAGAATGCAAGAGAAAAATAGTGACTTTTTCTATGACATTGATTTGAATCATAACTTTCATATTAGAAATGTGTTTTGGGTAGATGCAAGAAGTAGAACAACTTACGCATCATTTGGTGATGTGATTACATTT
This region of Glycine max cultivar Williams 82 chromosome 7, Glycine_max_v4.0, whole genome shotgun sequence genomic DNA includes:
- the LOC100819189 gene encoding mannosyl-oligosaccharide 1,2-alpha-mannosidase MNS1, coding for MARGSRSVTSSSKWRYCNPSYYLKRPKRLALLFIVFVGVSFIVWDRQTLVREHQVEISELRKEVTGLQNLLDDLNNKQGGTSGKTDLRKATKTSKEVLDDPIDIERREKVKEAMLHAWGSYEKYAWGQDELQPQSKNGVNSFGGLGATLIDSLDTLYIMGLNEQFQKAREWVANSLDFNKDYEASVFETTIRVVGGLLSAYDLSGDKVFLNKAIEIADRLLPAWNTPTGIPYNIINLSHGRAHNPSWTGGESILADSGTEQLEFIVLSQRTGDPKYQQKVENVIAQLNKTFPDDGLLPIYINPHSGAAGYSPITFGAMGDSFYEYLLKVWIQGNKTSAVKHYRDMWEKSMKGLSSLIRRSTPSSFAYICEKNGGSLTDKMDELACFAPGMIALGSFGYSADDDSQKFLSLAEELAWTCYNFYQSTPTKLAGENYFFHSGQDMSVGTSWNILRPETVESLFYLWRLTGNKTYQEWGWNIFQAFEKNSRIESGYVGLKDVNSGVKDNMMQSFFLAETLKYFYLLFSPSSVIPLDEWVFNTEAHPLRIVTRHEEGLVKNLNEKQKPFSRIGGRKEGRSG